The proteins below come from a single Osmerus mordax isolate fOsmMor3 chromosome 3, fOsmMor3.pri, whole genome shotgun sequence genomic window:
- the il21r.1 gene encoding interleukin 21 receptor, tandem duplicate 1 yields MAIKLLAIHLLWILSCLIQDAESICLINCCTNMNDSLNCSWSGIIFNEMSPSPLTLEVECRDFEGEINGSCEIISSQGWCLIRPKDFYLYASLGTNCVSKIKYSEKLNVMHACTNDSFWNLADMVKPQQPFNVHATETKESYNITWETDDHFENLMYRVRIRTKDDPLKDPIHYTVSEDQKYLTINYIQLQQQAECMVDVQAKVGPNDIYKGPWSEWSSTTELDKHTRAVYSIDMKRDDILWWSLMLSFVFVLGVLSLIYCRKPSWFTMKYIPKPDAFFQPLYHTYDGDFKKWVRPIFSESDHLMMNTPVQEMPVKQLEVIMLTCGSIKERSSEDNQGNGRHGIVSLLSLAPHSSSLLYFSGASGHSTGHSAGHISIHTVTTSGEEEATLGGSTNSLGSKFKTSMDCNMDNEERLSVQKGRRSSICSSAVEWQPQAQHIEPEQISLDSFCSNEPSDDGYPRVDLDTIDSGFMESDCGPPINSDFDNVEQMNSSLLSGAESSNYVKQWMICNTVEGNPDNPQKHSTSTP; encoded by the exons ATGGCAATTAAACTACTAGCTATTCATTTGTTGTGGATCCTATCCTGCTTAATTCAAGATG CGGAAAGCATCTGTCTTATAAACTGCTGTACAAACATGAACGACTCGTTGAACTGCTCCTGGTCTGGCATAATCTTCAATGAGATGTCACCATCTCCATTGACCCTTGAAGTTGAGTGCAG GGATTTTGAAGGGGAAATCAATGGCAGCTGTGAAATTATATCCTCGCAAGGCTGGTGCTTAATACGACCAAAGGATTTCTATCTATATGCATCCCTTGGAACAAACTGCGtttcaaaaataaaatattcagAGAAGCTAAATGTAATGCACGCTTGTACAAATGATTCATTTTGGAATCTGGCGGATATGG TGAAACCCCAGCAGCCATTTAATGTGCATGCAACAGAGACCAAAGAAAGCTACAATATCACTTGGGAGACAGATGATCACTTTGAAAACTTAATGTACAGAGTACGAATTAGGACAAAAGATGACCCCCTAAAG GATCCCATACACTATACTGTAAGCGAGGACCAGAAGTACTTAACTATAAACTACATACAGTtgcaacaacaggctgaatgcaTGGTGGATGTACAGGCTAAAGTTGGACCTAATGATATTTACAAAGGCCCCTGGAGTGAATGGAGTTCTACCACAGAACTGGATAAACATACACGCGCAGTATACAGTATTGACATGAAAA GAGATGATATATTATGGTGGAGCCTGATGCTATCATTTGTGTTTGTCCTTGGTGTCCTTAGCCTAATTTACTGCAGAAAACC GTCTTGGTTTACAATGAAATACATCCCAAAGCCAGATGCATTTTTCCAGCCACTCTACCATACATATGATGGGGATTTCAAG AAATGGGTCCGACCGATCTTCAGTGAGTCTGACCACTTGATGATGAACACACCTGTTCAAGAGATGCCCGTGAAGCAGTTGGAAGTCATCATGCTGACCTGTGGGAGCATAAAAGAGAGAAGCAGTGAGGACAACCAGGGAAACGGTAGACACGGTATCGTCTCCCTACTCAGCCTGGCACCCCACAGTTCCTCGTTACTCTACTTCAGTGGGGCAAGCGGGCATAGCACTGGTCACTCAGCTGGCCACATCTCTATCCATACTGTGACCAcatctggggaggaggaggccacatTAGGAGGCAGCACAAATAGTTTGGGCAGCAAGTTTAAAACTTCAATGGATTGCAATATGGATAACGAAGAAAGGTTATCTGTACAGAAAGGAAGACGATCATCGATTTGTTCATCAGCTGTTGAGTGGCAGCCACAAGCCCAACACATAGAACCTGAGCAAATTTCACTGGACTCCTTCTGCTCAAATGAACCGTCGGATGATGGCTATCCCAGGGTGGACTTGGACACCATTGATAGTGGCTTTATGGAGTCAGACTGCGGCCCCCCAATTAATTCAGACTTTGATAATGTGGAGCAAATGAACTCCTCTTTACTGAGTGGAGCAGAAAGCTCAAACTATGTCAAGCAATGGATGATTTGCAACACCGTGGAGGGAAATCCTGACAACCCACAGAAGCACAGTACATCCACCCCTTAA
- the kctd5a gene encoding BTB/POZ domain-containing protein KCTD5a, with amino-acid sequence MAEKSPDLSGSVGRRCPAPSAGEITHSPGIGASKWVRLNVGGTYFLTTRQTLCRDPKSFLYRLCQADPDLDSDKDETGAYLIDRDPTYFGPVLNYLRHGKLVLNRGLAEEGVLEEAEFYNITSLIKLVKDKIRERDCRTAQLPVKHVYRVLQCQEEELTQMVSTMSDGWKFEQLVSIGSSYNYGNEDQAEFLCVVSKELHNQCYGTSSEPSEKAKILQEQGSRM; translated from the exons ATGGCGGAGAAGAGCCCTGACCTCAGCGGCTCAGTTGGACGGAGGTGTCCAGCCCCGTCTGCAGGAGAAATAACGCATTCACCTGGAATTGGAGCATCCAAATGGGTTCGTCTGAATGTTGGTGGAACGTACTTCCTCACCACGAGACAAACGCTGTGTAGAGACCCCAAATCGTTCTTGTATCGACTGTGCCAGGCAGACCCCGACCTCGACTCTGACAAG GATGAGACAGGTGCATATTTAATAGACAGAGACCCAACTTACTTCGGTCCAGTGCTCAACTATCTACGGCATGGGAAATTGGTGCTCAATAGAGGCCTTGCAGAGGAAG GAGTACTGGAAGAGGCAGAATTCTACAATATTACCTCTTTGATCAAGCTAGTTAAAGACAAAATCAGAGAGAGGGACTGCAGAACTGCGCAG cttcctGTAAAGCATGTCTACAGAGTCTTGCAGTGCCAAGAAGAAGAATTAACACAAATGGTTTCTACAATGTCAGACGGCTGGAAGTTTGAACAG TTGGTCAGTATTGGCTCCTCATACAACTATGGAAATGAAGACCAGGCAGAATTCCTGTGTGTTGTCTCCAAAGAACTGCATAACCAATGTTATGGCACAAGCAGCGAGCCAAGTGAAAAGGCAAAG ATTCTTCAAGAACAAGGTTCTCGAATGTAA
- the ube2ia gene encoding SUMO-conjugating enzyme UBC9-B: MSGIALSRLAQERKAWRKDHPFGFVAVPTKNPDGTMNLMNWECAIPGKKGTPWEGGLFKLRMLFKDDYPSSPPKCKFEPPLFHPNVYPSGTVCLSILEEDKDWRPAITIKQILLGIQELLNEPNIQDPAQAEAYTIYCQNRVEYEKRVRAQAKKFSP, translated from the exons ATGTCTGGTATAGCCTTAAGCCGCCTTGCTCAAGAAAGGAAGGCCTGGAGAAAGGACCATCCCTTT GGTTTTGTTGCTGTCCCAACAAAAAACCCTGATGGAACAATGAACCTGATGAACTGGGAGTGTGCCATTCCTGGTAAAAAGGGG ACGCCATGGGAAGGAGGGCTGTTCAAACTGAGAATGCTCTTCAAGGATGAttatccttcctctcctccaaagT GCAAATTTGAGCCTCCCTTGTTCCACCCAAATGTGTATCCGTCAGGCACTGTCTGCCTATCGATTCTAGAGGAGGACAAAGACTGGAGGCCGGCCATTACTATCAAACAA ATATTGTTAGGAATCCAAGAGCTCCTAAATGAACCAAATATCCAAGATCCGGCACAAGCAGAGGCATACACGATTTACTG CCAAAACAGAGTGgaatatgaaaaaagggttCGAGCACAGGCCAAGAAGTTTTCCCCGTAA